The following proteins are co-located in the Leptospira weilii genome:
- a CDS encoding acyl-CoA dehydrogenase family protein — translation MSATNTVADQATAKKALSVSAGVIEEVTKALAARCNVNGKVSVDKMDENQLVQYQIAWLTSEQKIAEKFIEYAWDAARGTGDLEQEMAIVFAAETVNHVRSEISSRPSEYGIKASSLVSKIFNDEINQFLESAMAIQNYNQIADKIVAKGHFGAYGLDEDHEMFRETFKKFAEDVVIPHAEHVHRHDDIIPEDIISGLKDMGCFGLCIPESYGGIQPNDKPDNLSMLVVTEELSRGGLGIAGSLITRPEIMSKALLKGGTQEQKDKWLPLLASGERMAGIMVTEPNYGSDVAGVSVTAKPSNGGWVINGVKTWCTFAGYANLLLILCRTEPDPSLKHKGLSILLAEKPSFTGHEFTYTQPTGGKIEGKAIGTIGYRGMHSFEVSFDNYFVPAENLLGGEAGRGKGFYFQMEGFAGGRIQTAARAHGVMQAALEAALRYAQERSVFQKPIYEYNLTKYKIAKMAVILQASRQFANHVANLLDNHQGQMEATLIKFYASKVAEWVTREAMQIHGGMGYAEEYAVSRYFVDARVFSIFEGAEEVMALRVIAKSLMDQYAAG, via the coding sequence ATGAGCGCAACCAATACCGTCGCAGATCAAGCGACCGCGAAAAAAGCACTTTCCGTTTCCGCAGGAGTGATCGAAGAAGTTACGAAAGCACTTGCAGCACGTTGCAATGTAAACGGTAAAGTCTCCGTTGACAAGATGGACGAAAACCAACTCGTTCAATACCAAATCGCCTGGCTTACTTCCGAACAAAAAATCGCGGAAAAGTTCATCGAATACGCTTGGGACGCGGCACGGGGCACGGGGGATCTCGAACAGGAAATGGCCATTGTATTTGCGGCGGAAACCGTGAACCACGTTCGTTCCGAAATCAGTTCCAGACCTTCCGAGTACGGAATCAAAGCTTCCAGTCTGGTTTCCAAAATATTCAACGACGAAATCAATCAATTTCTAGAAAGCGCGATGGCGATCCAAAATTACAACCAGATCGCGGACAAGATCGTTGCCAAAGGTCATTTCGGAGCATACGGTCTGGATGAAGACCATGAAATGTTTCGTGAAACGTTTAAGAAGTTTGCGGAAGACGTAGTCATACCTCATGCGGAACACGTCCATAGACACGACGATATCATTCCCGAAGACATTATCAGCGGGTTGAAAGATATGGGATGTTTCGGTCTTTGTATTCCGGAATCATACGGCGGAATCCAACCGAACGACAAACCGGACAATCTTTCCATGCTCGTCGTCACCGAAGAACTTTCCAGAGGAGGATTGGGAATTGCGGGTTCTCTCATCACCAGACCGGAAATCATGTCCAAGGCTCTTCTGAAAGGAGGAACCCAGGAACAAAAAGACAAGTGGCTTCCACTTCTTGCGTCCGGGGAAAGAATGGCCGGGATCATGGTGACCGAACCGAATTACGGTTCGGATGTTGCCGGTGTTTCCGTTACCGCAAAACCGTCTAACGGTGGTTGGGTCATCAATGGTGTTAAAACCTGGTGTACGTTTGCGGGTTATGCGAATCTTCTGTTAATTCTCTGTAGAACCGAACCCGATCCTTCCTTGAAACACAAAGGGCTTTCCATTCTACTTGCGGAAAAGCCGAGTTTTACCGGTCACGAATTTACTTACACTCAACCGACAGGCGGTAAGATAGAAGGAAAAGCGATCGGAACCATCGGTTATAGAGGAATGCATTCTTTCGAAGTTTCTTTTGACAACTACTTTGTTCCCGCAGAAAATTTGTTAGGCGGAGAAGCGGGAAGAGGAAAAGGATTTTACTTCCAGATGGAAGGATTTGCGGGCGGAAGGATCCAGACCGCGGCCCGCGCTCACGGTGTGATGCAAGCCGCATTGGAAGCCGCTCTTCGTTACGCGCAAGAGAGATCCGTATTTCAAAAACCGATCTACGAATACAACTTAACGAAATACAAGATAGCGAAAATGGCGGTGATTCTACAGGCTTCCCGTCAATTTGCAAATCACGTAGCCAACTTATTGGATAATCACCAAGGCCAGATGGAAGCCACTTTGATCAAGTTCTACGCTTCCAAAGTCGCCGAATGGGTGACAAGAGAAGCAATGCAAATCCACGGTGGAATGGGTTATGCGGAAGAATACGCGGTTTCCCGTTATTTTGTGGACGCCCGAGTATTCTCCATCTTCGAAGGCGCCGAAGAAGTGATGGCTCTGAGAGTAATTGCAAAATCTCTAATGGACCAATACGCGGCGGGGTGA
- a CDS encoding Panacea domain-containing protein — protein MSFKEKAGRPISQTFLYKLLAYVDFTSLKKYDIPTLGLKYVAMDRGPVPIEIYNEIKEQNKFITFEVIDKKTETYSMKLIEPLIKADLDYFNQDDVDMMRSIINEHVNDSSTA, from the coding sequence GTGAGCTTTAAAGAAAAAGCGGGACGACCAATATCTCAAACGTTTTTATATAAACTTCTTGCATATGTAGATTTTACCTCCCTCAAAAAATATGATATTCCTACGCTTGGGCTAAAATATGTAGCAATGGATAGAGGTCCAGTTCCGATTGAAATTTATAATGAAATCAAAGAACAAAATAAATTTATCACTTTTGAAGTTATCGATAAAAAAACAGAAACTTATTCAATGAAATTAATCGAACCTCTTATAAAAGCAGATCTTGATTACTTCAATCAAGATGATGTGGATATGATGCGTTCGATTATAAATGAACATGTGAACGATTCTTCAACGGCTTGA
- a CDS encoding endoflagellar protein, which produces MINVCSISCSLIERRFSEKDLSFTRILEARSFLQRLEIHLGVITEIVQKNRVLAVQSANGIYSYEDRNQLDLQFQELLKEICRIRESAKFKKRALLDPENPSWPRNMFLQIDPHDYSILFPLPELKPEKFGILSCNSKDFQSTLNVKTAVSADRSIGSMDYALSILSFERARIGVLWERLEYSERLQESLIESFSKTDSSYLLQETQKIFD; this is translated from the coding sequence CTGATTAACGTGTGTTCTATTTCGTGCTCTCTTATAGAAAGGCGCTTTTCGGAAAAGGATCTCTCGTTCACTCGAATTCTGGAAGCGCGTAGTTTTTTACAAAGGTTAGAAATACATCTCGGAGTAATCACCGAGATTGTACAAAAAAATAGGGTGTTGGCCGTTCAAAGTGCTAATGGAATCTATTCGTATGAAGACCGCAATCAATTGGACTTACAATTTCAGGAATTACTCAAAGAAATCTGTAGAATTCGTGAAAGCGCGAAATTCAAAAAAAGAGCTTTGTTGGATCCTGAAAATCCTTCCTGGCCGAGGAATATGTTCCTTCAGATTGATCCTCACGATTATTCGATTCTATTCCCATTGCCGGAATTGAAACCTGAAAAATTCGGAATTCTTTCGTGCAATTCAAAAGACTTTCAAAGTACACTGAATGTGAAAACGGCGGTTTCCGCGGATCGTTCTATCGGTTCTATGGATTATGCTCTTTCGATCTTAAGCTTTGAAAGAGCTAGAATTGGCGTTCTGTGGGAGCGGTTGGAATATAGCGAACGTTTGCAAGAATCTTTAATTGAATCCTTTTCGAAGACAGATTCTTCGTATCTTCTACAAGAAACTCAAAAAATCTTCGATTGA
- a CDS encoding DUF2339 domain-containing protein, producing the protein MILEIEKIQKRLDELEQEIVSLKKEILAHTLKKTKQETDSRSNSQPIQFTTPIESVAAPIEKFRSREWELFWGGNLLGKFGLVSILLASVWLIKFAFDNRWVNESGRILIGLSIGFGVCFAGLRLAVKKYRVLPESVLGTGFSIVYLSLFGAYYYYDLFSLSETFLYLVLLGVFSSGLAYWIRKEILYLFALVGSVLSPVLISQGENSYQFLFSYLFFLNILLFLISRKVSWIVSSFLLLAANFVLYFLWSIENAKRSGFLIPFLFINVTYLLFVYGNVFFFPKLSQRNENSGGVFPKWNRIFYPVFLVLNSLCFGYTGYLQLREFYPNLSPHFMLFGAVLFSLWILLSRKKSEFFSASERVIFETIHLYLLLGFTFAALLDFSEGSWLTFSWIAFAGAISLLSSNSENVQIRTLSQGFWIAALFKLYFFNSMDDVNRLFLFNERFALYLLASVFLSGTYYIQKNKNSSKFDRGFIYMGIFTLILGTLTDVYHTVHNEHYRNLGYSYVLAFYASLFLFTGFKYSFKSLRIAGALVSMILVGKLYFYDIWTMSKIVRIIAGFTLGLGFILISVYYQKFKEKLANYQNSSGFLLLLFVLFCSFVVSPFSPLEAETINTKGYRYYKEIKIPKISRKGVAEEDNVFYGKIKLDEDIVRHSGINDRRIVHNGRAIPFISRNTFANSNDAGEVGVKLLFEEKNEDDNNRIYVLKLPKVPVKAQYSSILVQGLGEYEVNGKIYLGKNPEDWRLDSEFKVYNYSEGNASNQIPFEAQQKETYVRIETDSDVRLTFLKATYKPIIERAEFKRVLEKTDLEFGFNADTRSSVFYFRNPMKIPIHRAFLFIKEKKFERKVNVFFKNSSKEFELLGHRIIFNKSNGSSDTNLVFSKPISSELKLEIFDGDDDPLALEKMEIFTLQEEIVFPLHLETDQEVQDLKIFYGNPYAQPVEFDFEKTFSESVFQNEALIQEERENENFGYSMGEPPVSTWIIRIFFFLGLTILAFLTYRVFRFKVSVET; encoded by the coding sequence TTGATTTTGGAAATCGAGAAAATACAAAAACGTTTGGACGAACTGGAACAAGAAATCGTATCTCTCAAAAAAGAAATCCTCGCGCATACTCTGAAAAAAACAAAACAAGAAACGGATTCCCGGTCAAACTCTCAGCCGATCCAATTCACCACACCAATCGAATCAGTCGCAGCGCCAATTGAAAAATTTAGAAGTCGCGAATGGGAACTTTTTTGGGGAGGAAATCTTTTAGGCAAATTCGGATTGGTTTCGATTCTTCTCGCAAGCGTATGGCTCATCAAATTCGCATTCGACAATCGATGGGTAAACGAGTCCGGTCGAATTTTGATCGGACTGTCGATCGGATTCGGAGTTTGTTTTGCGGGACTTCGATTGGCCGTAAAAAAATACCGGGTTCTACCGGAGTCGGTTTTAGGAACCGGATTTTCGATCGTCTATTTGAGTTTGTTCGGCGCGTATTATTACTACGATTTGTTCTCCCTCTCCGAAACCTTTTTATACCTTGTTCTGTTAGGCGTATTCTCCTCCGGCCTGGCTTATTGGATCCGTAAGGAGATCCTTTATCTTTTCGCGTTAGTCGGTTCGGTATTATCCCCCGTTCTGATTTCTCAAGGGGAAAATTCCTATCAATTCCTATTCAGTTATTTATTTTTTTTGAATATACTACTATTCTTAATTTCTAGAAAAGTATCTTGGATCGTATCCTCTTTCCTATTATTGGCCGCCAACTTCGTATTGTATTTTTTATGGTCGATAGAAAATGCCAAACGAAGCGGATTTTTGATTCCCTTCCTATTTATCAATGTGACGTATCTGTTGTTCGTTTACGGAAATGTTTTCTTTTTTCCGAAACTTTCGCAAAGGAACGAAAATTCGGGCGGCGTATTTCCTAAGTGGAATCGGATTTTTTATCCCGTCTTTTTAGTTTTAAATTCCTTATGTTTCGGATATACGGGGTACTTGCAACTACGGGAATTTTACCCGAATTTAAGTCCGCATTTTATGTTGTTCGGGGCCGTTCTTTTTTCGTTATGGATCTTACTCAGTCGAAAAAAGTCGGAATTTTTTTCAGCATCGGAACGCGTGATTTTCGAAACGATCCATTTATATCTTCTCTTAGGATTTACTTTCGCGGCGCTTTTGGACTTTTCGGAGGGAAGTTGGCTTACGTTTTCCTGGATCGCCTTCGCCGGTGCTATTTCTCTGTTGAGTTCAAACTCTGAGAACGTACAAATCCGAACTCTTTCGCAGGGTTTCTGGATTGCGGCTTTGTTCAAATTGTATTTTTTCAATTCAATGGACGACGTGAATCGATTGTTTTTATTCAACGAAAGATTTGCGTTGTATCTTCTCGCATCCGTATTTCTTTCCGGAACGTACTACATTCAAAAAAACAAGAACTCTTCGAAGTTCGATCGGGGATTTATATATATGGGAATTTTCACTCTTATTCTAGGCACTTTGACGGACGTTTATCACACCGTTCACAACGAACATTACAGAAATTTAGGATATTCTTATGTTCTTGCCTTTTACGCCTCTTTGTTCCTTTTTACGGGATTCAAATACTCGTTCAAATCCCTTAGAATCGCGGGAGCGCTCGTGTCCATGATATTGGTCGGGAAATTATATTTTTATGATATATGGACGATGAGTAAGATTGTCAGAATCATCGCAGGGTTTACTCTCGGTCTCGGTTTTATTCTTATCAGCGTTTATTATCAGAAGTTTAAGGAAAAACTCGCAAACTATCAGAATTCATCCGGTTTTTTACTGCTTTTGTTTGTTCTATTCTGCTCGTTCGTCGTTTCCCCTTTTTCCCCTTTGGAGGCCGAAACAATCAATACGAAAGGTTATCGGTATTATAAGGAAATTAAAATTCCGAAAATCTCTCGCAAGGGCGTCGCGGAGGAAGATAACGTATTTTACGGTAAGATCAAATTGGACGAGGATATCGTCAGACATTCCGGAATCAACGATAGACGGATCGTTCATAACGGTCGTGCGATCCCGTTTATTTCGCGGAACACTTTCGCAAATTCAAACGACGCCGGAGAGGTCGGAGTGAAACTTCTTTTCGAAGAGAAAAACGAAGACGATAACAATAGAATTTACGTATTAAAACTTCCTAAAGTTCCCGTTAAAGCCCAATATTCTTCGATTCTCGTTCAAGGACTCGGAGAATACGAGGTGAATGGAAAAATCTATCTGGGAAAAAATCCGGAAGATTGGAGACTCGATTCGGAGTTCAAAGTCTACAATTATTCCGAAGGAAACGCTTCCAATCAAATTCCATTCGAAGCGCAACAAAAGGAAACTTACGTTCGGATCGAAACCGATTCTGATGTCCGTTTAACGTTTCTCAAAGCGACTTACAAACCGATTATCGAAAGAGCGGAATTCAAAAGAGTTTTGGAAAAAACCGATTTAGAATTCGGTTTTAACGCGGATACGAGATCGAGCGTTTTCTATTTTAGGAATCCCATGAAAATTCCGATTCATAGAGCGTTTCTGTTCATCAAGGAAAAGAAATTCGAACGCAAGGTAAACGTATTCTTTAAAAATTCCTCCAAGGAATTCGAGTTGCTCGGACACCGTATCATATTCAATAAATCGAATGGATCTTCGGATACGAATTTGGTCTTTTCGAAGCCGATTTCTTCCGAACTTAAATTGGAAATTTTCGACGGAGACGACGATCCTTTGGCTTTGGAAAAAATGGAAATTTTTACCCTTCAAGAGGAAATCGTTTTTCCGTTACACTTGGAAACGGATCAAGAAGTTCAGGACTTGAAAATTTTTTACGGAAATCCTTACGCGCAGCCCGTCGAGTTCGATTTCGAAAAAACGTTTTCTGAATCCGTATTTCAAAACGAAGCTTTGATTCAAGAAGAGCGTGAAAACGAAAATTTCGGTTATTCGATGGGAGAGCCTCCCGTTTCCACTTGGATCATTCGCATATTCTTTTTTCTAGGATTAACGATTTTGGCTTTTTTAACGTATAGGGTCTTTCGTTTTAAAGTTTCTGTGGAAACTTAG
- a CDS encoding LA_0364 family Cys-rich lipoprotein, whose protein sequence is MKKLLILCLLFVIHCNEHASPRQKCYEENACSSAGKLCLLGAALAQDFLKVSSTSDKTQNPDFIILSSPLICGNAKQNCVNNCNANHPF, encoded by the coding sequence ATGAAAAAATTATTAATCTTATGCCTATTGTTTGTCATTCACTGTAATGAGCATGCTTCGCCTAGACAAAAATGTTATGAAGAAAATGCGTGTTCAAGTGCCGGCAAGCTTTGCTTACTGGGTGCCGCTCTAGCGCAAGATTTCTTAAAAGTTAGCTCGACCTCGGACAAAACCCAAAATCCCGATTTCATAATTTTATCTAGTCCTTTAATTTGTGGTAATGCCAAACAGAACTGTGTAAATAATTGTAATGCTAATCATCCTTTTTAA
- a CDS encoding SBBP repeat beta-propeller lipoprotein, LipL53 family: protein MIHLLILFFIFLFQACSPTSDAKTNNFFLIPLAQGNSNFHKNSITSTPEEENLNPVVFDENLAVIEEIPTAFGENPPALEWVSLLEIPTEIVGEPDVAIDGEGSIYIAANSKGNLIGDESKIGTQDIILKKFDSGQNELWMKRVGVRNVSLKVTGTAADINGNAYVTGYTNGPFEKALISEKQDMFVVKFNPDGTIAWKKQAGPKRAKGVYNTYNVFTEGITVDKFGNSYVVGISDGPFGDNAVGNLNGGFIIKFDTNGNQIWVKQISIPGASIFPKKVAFDENADCIYVAGTSVNANFRTNTTLNHISPGPRDLFILKFDENGNQEFFAQSIIYSDSVIPHSLAVDPFGNVLVGGQSDIDLESETSQRTNTRGFLMKYDFDGAQRWIKQFGPHEYRKSTKITGIATDSVGNIFTTGQTSGNTINERSKLVGNQDIFLTKHNFIGQVEWIRQIGTPGETFYSGGIGIDLDGNLYSTGITDNNEKDYQVIGGNMDLFLMKFR from the coding sequence ATGATACATCTTTTGATTCTTTTTTTTATATTCTTATTTCAAGCTTGTTCGCCTACGTCCGATGCAAAAACGAACAACTTCTTTCTGATTCCTTTAGCTCAAGGGAATTCTAATTTTCATAAGAATTCGATTACTTCAACTCCAGAAGAAGAGAACCTTAATCCTGTCGTTTTTGATGAAAACTTAGCTGTCATCGAGGAAATTCCCACCGCTTTTGGTGAAAATCCGCCTGCTTTAGAATGGGTTTCACTACTCGAAATTCCTACTGAAATTGTCGGGGAACCGGATGTCGCAATCGATGGGGAAGGTTCCATTTATATCGCGGCCAATTCGAAAGGCAATCTTATTGGCGACGAATCAAAAATCGGGACCCAAGATATCATTCTTAAAAAATTTGATTCCGGGCAAAACGAACTTTGGATGAAACGAGTCGGAGTTCGAAACGTAAGCCTGAAGGTCACCGGTACTGCGGCTGACATTAACGGAAACGCGTACGTAACCGGTTATACAAACGGCCCTTTCGAAAAAGCGCTTATATCCGAAAAACAAGATATGTTCGTAGTTAAGTTCAATCCGGACGGAACAATAGCCTGGAAAAAACAGGCGGGCCCCAAAAGAGCCAAAGGAGTTTACAATACTTATAACGTTTTTACAGAAGGGATCACCGTAGATAAATTCGGAAATTCTTATGTAGTTGGAATCTCAGACGGACCTTTCGGAGACAACGCAGTGGGTAACCTTAACGGTGGGTTTATTATTAAGTTTGATACTAACGGAAACCAAATTTGGGTAAAACAAATCTCGATACCCGGAGCCAGTATCTTTCCGAAAAAAGTCGCCTTCGACGAAAACGCAGATTGTATTTACGTAGCAGGAACGTCAGTCAACGCAAATTTTAGAACCAATACCACTCTCAATCATATCAGTCCAGGACCTAGGGATCTTTTTATTCTTAAATTCGACGAAAACGGGAATCAAGAATTCTTCGCTCAATCGATTATCTACTCAGATAGTGTAATACCCCACTCTCTTGCTGTAGACCCATTCGGAAACGTCTTAGTGGGAGGACAAAGCGACATAGATTTAGAATCCGAAACAAGCCAAAGGACGAACACTCGCGGGTTTTTAATGAAATATGACTTCGACGGTGCTCAAAGATGGATCAAACAATTTGGACCGCACGAATATAGAAAATCAACTAAAATCACCGGAATCGCCACCGATAGCGTTGGAAACATCTTTACAACAGGCCAAACCTCTGGAAATACAATCAATGAACGCAGTAAATTAGTAGGGAACCAAGATATTTTTCTGACTAAACATAATTTTATCGGACAAGTCGAATGGATACGTCAAATCGGCACTCCCGGGGAAACCTTCTACTCCGGAGGAATCGGAATCGATTTGGATGGAAATCTTTATTCTACCGGAATTACAGACAATAACGAGAAGGATTATCAAGTCATAGGAGGAAACATGGATCTTTTCCTCATGAAATTCAGATAA
- a CDS encoding LIC10415 family protein — protein sequence MDVPLTNLISSAEKLIRDKRSSVSARALPTQDERGSLDKTEFSSVLTSRYLKIQETLASLQGEFSREQMKLGILNEGNTPNSELINILFGETPLFRELAENPDIDQAVLKEQTQEKKNKLTDAIRNLEVESENIFSIGILKDRDNFSKSLETISGKNVHMKQFSEKAIERLIKE from the coding sequence ATGGACGTTCCACTCACAAATCTGATCAGTTCTGCGGAAAAACTTATCCGCGACAAACGGTCTTCCGTTAGCGCCAGAGCTCTGCCCACTCAAGACGAGAGAGGCAGTCTGGACAAAACGGAGTTTTCTTCGGTACTCACGTCCCGTTATCTGAAAATTCAGGAAACCCTTGCTAGTCTTCAAGGAGAATTTAGCCGTGAACAAATGAAACTCGGTATTTTAAACGAAGGGAATACGCCGAACAGCGAGCTTATAAACATTCTGTTCGGTGAAACACCTTTGTTTAGAGAACTTGCAGAAAACCCAGACATCGATCAGGCCGTTTTGAAAGAGCAAACTCAGGAAAAGAAAAATAAACTCACGGATGCGATTCGTAACTTAGAAGTAGAATCCGAAAATATTTTTTCCATCGGAATATTAAAAGACCGGGATAACTTTTCCAAGTCTTTGGAAACTATCAGCGGTAAAAATGTTCACATGAAACAATTCTCGGAAAAAGCGATCGAGAGATTAATTAAAGAATAA
- a CDS encoding LptF/LptG family permease, which translates to MFAIPFQSHSLKNFFHKWKQEFIPLKILDRYLFGEFFKIFIGTVILLTGIMLLSLVNDNMRNFTATKAPRYHVALFLVYSLPKIISTTVVSMSLMFSICFTVGQFSVNKELVSMMAAGVSFFRIVAPLIMFGILMWIVMLLTTELVVRPVNKLAKIEHDILTEGMGTLANSVYQFHVKGKEGFYYLYFYDPNKDEINGGFNYIRLRTDGSPETVISSLKAKYNYETKLWTMKKVEEWHFDNDLKLSSQESFEEKEYELPEDPTYFKVPAGSVEEMNLFQLKEEEKRRIQKGLSYGDVLTEKHSVFALPMMTIIVTLIGTIAGYFTKKTAGVASLGITIGVVLIYYIFNSAGKSLGENGVIPPFVGVWITPSLFLGLCFWMFRRMNL; encoded by the coding sequence ATGTTCGCAATTCCTTTCCAGTCTCATTCGCTCAAAAACTTTTTCCACAAATGGAAACAGGAATTTATTCCCCTTAAAATTTTGGATCGATATTTATTCGGAGAGTTCTTCAAGATCTTTATCGGAACCGTAATTCTGCTCACCGGAATCATGCTCCTTTCTCTCGTAAACGACAACATGAGAAACTTCACGGCCACAAAAGCGCCCAGATATCACGTAGCTCTTTTTTTGGTCTACAGTCTTCCAAAAATCATATCCACTACCGTCGTTTCAATGTCTTTGATGTTTTCGATCTGCTTTACCGTCGGCCAGTTTTCCGTGAATAAAGAACTCGTATCTATGATGGCTGCGGGAGTTTCTTTTTTCAGAATCGTGGCGCCGCTTATCATGTTCGGAATTTTAATGTGGATCGTGATGCTTCTTACGACGGAACTCGTCGTAAGACCGGTCAATAAATTGGCAAAGATAGAACACGATATTCTTACGGAAGGAATGGGAACTCTTGCAAACAGCGTGTATCAATTTCATGTGAAGGGGAAGGAAGGTTTTTATTATTTGTATTTTTACGATCCCAATAAGGACGAAATCAACGGCGGATTCAATTACATTCGACTCCGGACCGACGGATCACCGGAAACCGTAATTTCTTCCTTAAAAGCAAAGTACAACTACGAAACAAAACTCTGGACGATGAAGAAGGTGGAAGAGTGGCATTTCGATAACGACTTAAAACTCAGTTCTCAGGAATCTTTCGAGGAAAAAGAATACGAACTTCCCGAAGATCCCACCTATTTTAAAGTTCCCGCAGGTTCGGTGGAAGAAATGAATCTCTTTCAATTGAAAGAAGAGGAAAAAAGAAGAATTCAAAAAGGCCTTTCTTACGGAGACGTTCTTACCGAAAAACATTCCGTATTTGCGTTGCCTATGATGACGATCATCGTAACCTTGATCGGAACGATCGCGGGCTATTTTACCAAAAAGACCGCGGGAGTCGCATCTTTAGGAATCACGATAGGAGTGGTCTTGATCTATTATATATTCAATTCCGCGGGCAAATCCCTAGGAGAAAACGGAGTTATACCGCCTTTCGTAGGAGTTTGGATCACTCCCAGTTTGTTTTTGGGGTTGTGTTTCTGGATGTTTCGTCGTATGAATCTTTAA
- a CDS encoding HEAT repeat domain-containing protein, which translates to MKFRSLLILALAVSFASSALLAEKSTEEHIKTLSSGSDSEKYESAVALGKNKEKSAIPELIHLLNRNNEPKIATAAAIALGKIAEPGDATIALKNKIISSENGDIVYASLASLLNITTKNEKLEDSTKEAFEFADKNRRGDEFVADFLDLIKKKLKL; encoded by the coding sequence ATGAAATTTCGTTCTCTTCTTATTCTTGCGCTCGCCGTTTCTTTCGCGTCCAGCGCTCTTCTTGCGGAAAAATCCACCGAAGAACATATCAAAACTCTTTCTTCCGGTTCCGATTCTGAAAAGTACGAATCCGCAGTCGCTCTTGGAAAGAATAAGGAAAAGTCCGCGATTCCGGAGCTCATCCATCTTCTCAATCGTAATAATGAACCTAAAATCGCAACGGCTGCTGCGATCGCTTTGGGGAAAATTGCGGAGCCCGGCGATGCGACGATTGCTTTGAAAAATAAAATTATTTCTTCCGAAAACGGGGATATCGTTTACGCTTCTTTGGCTTCGCTTTTGAACATCACCACAAAAAATGAAAAATTGGAAGACTCCACAAAAGAAGCCTTCGAATTCGCCGATAAAAATCGAAGAGGGGACGAGTTCGTTGCCGACTTTTTGGATCTGATCAAAAAGAAATTAAAACTTTAA
- a CDS encoding transposase, producing MEWKQDRSKLSQKDTDAGWTKKWKKSYYGYKNHISVDSVSKFIHEYHITSANVYDRVAGVKLLKNRKNGTTLYANSAYRNWDTFMRKMKDKSMIEKICFKGYKNRPLTEKEKKINTRISRVRSRVEHVFGDMKSYSGKTIRTIGIERAKFQIGLINLVFNFRRFAFLQS from the coding sequence TTGGAATGGAAACAGGATCGTAGTAAACTATCTCAAAAAGATACGGATGCCGGATGGACGAAAAAATGGAAAAAGAGTTACTATGGATACAAGAATCATATCTCCGTAGATTCGGTCAGTAAGTTCATTCATGAATATCATATAACGTCTGCGAATGTATATGATAGGGTTGCGGGCGTAAAGCTTTTAAAGAATCGAAAAAATGGGACGACATTGTATGCGAATTCTGCGTATCGAAATTGGGATACGTTCATGAGGAAAATGAAAGATAAATCTATGATAGAAAAAATTTGTTTTAAAGGATATAAAAACAGGCCTTTAACTGAAAAAGAGAAGAAAATCAACACCAGAATATCCAGAGTTCGTAGTAGAGTTGAACATGTATTTGGCGATATGAAGTCCTATTCCGGTAAAACAATAAGGACGATTGGTATAGAACGAGCAAAATTTCAAATCGGCCTTATCAATCTTGTTTTTAATTTTAGACGTTTTGCTTTCCTTCAATCCTGA